The genomic stretch CTCCCAGCTGCTTTTGTGTTCTTTAAAAGTCGGTATGCTGCTCTTATGGCTTCACAGACTCTGCAAACATCAAATCCTATGTTATGGGTGACAGACTTGGCTCCTGAACCAAATGATGTTCACTGGTCTAATATTCGTGTACAATATAGGCAAATTTGGATCCGTAGAATGGCTACATTTGCGGCTTCGATTGCATTCATGCTTGTGTTCCTCATCCCTGTTACACTAGTACAAGGATTGACTCAACTAGACAAGCTTCAGAAAATGTTCCCTTTTCTGGCAGGGGTACTTAAAGAGTAAGACATTTCTGCAGAAATAATGTTTTTAAGATTCCATTAAGATAGAATAAAGGAAGAAACATATTCATCTATATCAGGGGAGGAAATTATAATTTTCAAATTTAGATTAGAGGGTGGTGTAATTTAAGCATTTCTCGAAGGATAAAAGTGTAATTCACCTCAGACATGGAACATGGAGTTTTAGATACGTATTTTTAAGTTATGAATTGCTATAAAGGTACGCTGTAAATTGATTCTTTCACTCGTTTTTTTGCAGGCCATATGTGATTCAGCTGGTGACGGGTTACCTACCAAGTGTGATATTGGTTTTATTTTTGTGCGCAGTTCCAcctatgatgatttttttttcaacagTTGAGGGTCCTATTTCCCGCAGTAGAAGGAAGAAAAGTGCATGTTGGAAAGTTTTGTACTTCTCAATCTGGAATGTGTTTTTCGTTAATGTTTTCACTGGTTCTGTTATCAGTCAACTTTCAGTCTTTTCTAGCATAAAAGACTTGCCTGGACAACTTGCCAAAGCTGTGCCATCTCAGGTGATTTATCGAGACCCTCTAGGTCACTGTGTACTTTAAATCACAACCTTTTTTTCGACCTATTTTGTTATGTTTTAGAGTATTATTTTCTTCTCGAAATGATTTTGTATGTTTGAATGTATTAGAGATATAAGGAAAGCCCTTCCGTGATTCGTAATTCACTAGGCTTTTTCATGGTATGCAGGCTACCTTCTTCACAACTTATATTTTATCATCTGGTTGGGCAAGTTTGGGATTTGAACTTCTGCAAATTTGTCCTCTTTTATATAATCTATTCCAGAGATTCCTACTCAGAGTTAAGGATGATACACTTATTGGCATAACTTTTCCATACCATACAGAAGTTCCAAGGGTATTACTATTTGGATTTCTTGGGTTTACCTGTTCTATTCTGGCACCTCTAATGCTTCCCTTCTTATTGATCTACTTTTTCCTTGCTTACCTAGTTTACCGAAATCAGGTTAGTCTTTTTATCACATGTTTGTCTTCTCCTTCGTTATGGAATGCATTTTCTTAATTTTCCATTATGATTAAATACTTCCTAATTGTAGTTATATTAACCTTTTTCAGATTTTGAATGTGTATATTACAAAATACGATAGTGGGGGACAATACTGGCCTATCGCTCACAACACAACAGTCTTTTCGTTGTTAGTTGCTCAATTTATTGCACTTGGGGTGTTCGGAATAAAACGCTCGACAGTTGCATCTGGATTTACCATTCCCTTGATCATTATCACCCTTCTTTTTCATCAGTATTGTAGGCATCGATTTCTCCCAGTATTTAAAAGCTATTCAACACAGGTAAATCTCTCTTTTTCGCCGCACCTTCTCCATTACCAAGTCTTTCCTTCCCCCGCTTTAAACTAAACTTAGTTTGTTTTAGATTCTTGTTGATATGGATAGGAAAGATGAAGATAGTGGCAACATGGAAGGGATTTATGAACAATTGCGTTCCGCATACATCCAACCCACTTTAGTGTCGCAAGCCCCAAGCCCATCCGAATCCACCAGCCCACAAGACGACAAGCAGTCATCTGAGATTTCAGTAGATATCGAGAAAGGTTTGTTTGCTTTAATATAATGAATGGTAAACGTTTCAATTTTCAGGCGATATTTATAACTCGGCTATGTTTGCTTTTCATTTTTCAGGCAAAGCAGTTGATCAACAACATAGACCAGAACCTGTCCATCGCACATTGAGTTCGAGCTCAGATAAATCAGTACTTAGTGGAGATCAAACGAGTGATCCGGCTTGTACAttgaataagaatattcttaatGCGCCCCATCCATCACTTGAACATTTAATTAATGATGGATTATGATGGTCTCTTGATTCATTTTGtccatcaaatatttttaaatgtaaATTGTAGATagatttttccgaaaaaaaaagaTCTCCATTTAGATACAAATAGACACATATAATTGAAGTAAttaaaattttcccatactaaaAATGTTGTGCAATTGCAACAATATTTAAAATTGAGAGATGAAGTGACTTCAATTTCTCCATCCATTTCTTTGACTCATGTAGCTGATCATATTGATAAGAATTGGTTGTTGTTGAATAAAGAATGTTTGGATTTTTTACAATATCATAATGTTTGTATCACTTGAACTATAGTAATGGAGACAGCAAATGCAGGGACCTCCACTTAAAAGTTAAATTTTTGGAATCTCAAAAGAGTTCAGGTAGGTGTTACATTTGTTTGTAACTTGAAACTAGTTTGTATGTttatcaaaagacacgtgtattGATGCATAAGAAAAAAATGTTTACTGGTGTATTGTGGTTTGATTAGTTGTTGACTACTACAACTTTGCATTTTTAATGAAATTGTTCATAAAACTTGCAAACGGCTaggaaatatttttaaataaattaaaggcaCAAACCAAAACATCATTTTCTAGATGTTTAAATGGCAATACATACTAACAAACAACATAAGTGGGTTCTCATTTATGATGGCATGAGTGATTCGCAAAATTTGCTCTATTGACTATGTTTCATTCACTTGAATAAGCAAGGTAGGAATAAATTCACAACTAGTTCATATGAACAAGATGATTGAAGAAGGTTACTTGCTTCTATACGAATCACATCGGCTACATTTTTGAAGAAAGGTGAAGTTTATGTCAGCACGGCTCAACAAAATTTAGAACTTAA from Vicia villosa cultivar HV-30 ecotype Madison, WI linkage group LG4, Vvil1.0, whole genome shotgun sequence encodes the following:
- the LOC131596437 gene encoding CSC1-like protein RXW8, whose protein sequence is MDIVALLTSAGINIAVCAVLFSLYSVLRKQPSNVNVYFGRRVESHRSRHPDFWLERFVPSPGWILKAWGVSENEILDIGGLDAVVFVRILVFSIRVFSIAAVICTVLVLPVNYYGRERNHKNIPLESLEVFTIENVKTGSRLLWAHCLALYIITLAACTLLYFEYKSITKLKLLHIIGSPPRPSHFTIIVRSIPWSAEESYCDTVNKFFSYYHASTYLSHQIIYKSGKVQKLKDEAEHFCKVVKDASSEKTCKATFVPCCCLTSTDSFKMDSNEMGSVQGGTCYTDIDTKKKELPAAFVFFKSRYAALMASQTLQTSNPMLWVTDLAPEPNDVHWSNIRVQYRQIWIRRMATFAASIAFMLVFLIPVTLVQGLTQLDKLQKMFPFLAGVLKEPYVIQLVTGYLPSVILVLFLCAVPPMMIFFSTVEGPISRSRRKKSACWKVLYFSIWNVFFVNVFTGSVISQLSVFSSIKDLPGQLAKAVPSQATFFTTYILSSGWASLGFELLQICPLLYNLFQRFLLRVKDDTLIGITFPYHTEVPRVLLFGFLGFTCSILAPLMLPFLLIYFFLAYLVYRNQILNVYITKYDSGGQYWPIAHNTTVFSLLVAQFIALGVFGIKRSTVASGFTIPLIIITLLFHQYCRHRFLPVFKSYSTQILVDMDRKDEDSGNMEGIYEQLRSAYIQPTLVSQAPSPSESTSPQDDKQSSEISVDIEKGKAVDQQHRPEPVHRTLSSSSDKSVLSGDQTSDPACTLNKNILNAPHPSLEHLINDGL